The genomic stretch TTGGCAAAGACAAGCTAGCCCCCGGTGAAACTTTTTCTTCCCCGGTGAAGATCACAGACAGTGGCCCGCTCAAGGTGCAGTTCACGGATGCCAAGGGCGTCATCCACAGATATACCGGACTAACCCTGCATCCGAACGCGGAAGGATTGATCGAAATCATGTTGGATCAGAACAACGCCGCAATTACCAAAGAATCCGGCGGTCAGTGATGAAACTGCGCAGGCGCAGGGTGAAAGCAGAATCTATCGTTCAGCCGTTTTCAGAGCCAAACGTTTCAGGCGAGCTTTCTTCCCCGGCTTTGATTGCACGGCTGTGTTGCGCAGCTCTTCCAACCGGTACCAGTGCAGCGTAATCTGGCTCCGCCCAATCGCCGTGAGCGAGACGAGCGTTTGCGGTTTTTTGTCCAGGAATCTTTTAGTTATCTCGATCAAACCTGCGTCTTCCAGCTTGCTCAAGTGCGCGGACAGATTTCCATTGGTAAGTCCGGTAGCGCGCTGCAAAAACACAAAGTCCGCCTCCTGGCAGGAGGAAAGCACGGTCAAAATTGCCAGCCGCGCCGGCTCGTGGACCAGCCGGTCCAGTTCGTTGATCTGCTGCGGCAGATTAGCCATGGCTCTCTCCCGCTTCAATGGGCGGCAGGCTGTGCACCAGCATCCAGTGGTCGCCCAATCCAATAACCACCAGCGCTAGACCGCTTACAATCAGTTCCATGCCGTGCGCGAGCTGCTCGCTGCTGGCCCAATGCAGCACCGGCGCAATGCTTAATCCCAACAGGACCATGCCGGCGGCGATGCGGTGCACCAGGAAATCCCTGCGGAATTCAGCTCCAATCAAGCAGGCGCCCACAACAAGCCAAAGCGTATCCACCTGGGAAGGAAAGTAGGCCGGTATGATAAAAACCTGCAGAACTCCAATGGCTATGATGCCAATAGTTCGTAACAAGCCGGCAAGTTCTGAAATTTGCACCGGCGCGGCCGAAACAGTCCCATACCTCTCGGCATAAAACCGGCTTGTCCTCTTCCTCACGACTTCGTAGAACAATGAGTACGCGAAGACAAAACACGGCAGGGTAAGATTTCGCGCCGCAGCTCCGCTCAGCCACTGCATGGAGCCCACGAGCGCCATCACTCCTCCCACAACGGCCCAGGGAAGTTTTTGCAGCCTCGTATAGTTTCTGGCGGCAAATTGCAATCGTCGCAGATCGCGGCTTATGGAAATTCCATCCATAGACAAGTTTGTACTGCAAACCTCTCTGCGGGTCAAGGAAAATCTTGAGCGGCCCCCTTTCAGGGCTTTAGGTTGGCTTTTGATCCGGGCGTCAGCCTAAACAATGCCGGGACAAGTCCGTAATGTGCTGCAAAGGATTTTGCCCTTCGCCTTGGAAAAGTGGGTTATTGTCTTTCTGGCGGCAAAGCGCTGTTAATCGCCGCACGCACAGCTTCCACCAATTCTTCCCGCGAAGCAAATTGCCTGGGATCAACCGGCGGGTGGAAGACGAGCGTTGCCGTCCCGCCTTTTATCAGTGACGTTCCTTTCGGCATCATCTCGTAGGTGCCAAGGATTGTAATCGGCACGATTGGAAATCCTGTCTCCGCCGCCAGATGAAACGGCCCTTTCTTGAACGGCATCAGCCGTCCGTCGGGTGAGCGCGTGCCTTCCGGGAAGATGGTCATATTGATGTGGTGCTTCATGACCTCACCCGCACGGCGGATGCTGTTGATGGCTGAGTCGCGATTGCTGCGCTCCACCGGCACAATCTCCGCAAGGTCCAGCGCCTTGTTCACGATTGGGATCTTCCAGATTTCTCTCTTTGCCAGTACAGACGTGCGCCCGGGAATTACCGGCACAAGGATTGGCGGATCAAGGTTGGAAACATGGTTCGACATAAAGATGTAAGTGCCCGCCGGATCGATCTTGTCCAGGCCCACCCGCTTCACCTTTACGCCGGCGACTCTGGGACCGGCGAACGCCAGCCACATACCTACTGAATAAAGGAGCTCTATCTTGCCGGTGATCAGAGTCCAGGGAAAAACGATGAGCGCGGCAGGAGGAATAAAAATAATCCAG from Terriglobia bacterium encodes the following:
- a CDS encoding transcriptional regulator, which encodes MANLPQQINELDRLVHEPARLAILTVLSSCQEADFVFLQRATGLTNGNLSAHLSKLEDAGLIEITKRFLDKKPQTLVSLTAIGRSQITLHWYRLEELRNTAVQSKPGKKARLKRLALKTAER
- a CDS encoding 1-acyl-sn-glycerol-3-phosphate acyltransferase, which produces MISRAVAFARTLLALIFWIIFIPPAALIVFPWTLITGKIELLYSVGMWLAFAGPRVAGVKVKRVGLDKIDPAGTYIFMSNHVSNLDPPILVPVIPGRTSVLAKREIWKIPIVNKALDLAEIVPVERSNRDSAINSIRRAGEVMKHHINMTIFPEGTRSPDGRLMPFKKGPFHLAAETGFPIVPITILGTYEMMPKGTSLIKGGTATLVFHPPVDPRQFASREELVEAVRAAINSALPPERQ